The Algoriphagus sp. TR-M9 genome has a window encoding:
- a CDS encoding SusC/RagA family TonB-linked outer membrane protein, which produces MRKLIVSPPAFLVMLLLLSVHWMPVHAYQSASGIKGSVLEESSGNPVVGATVLVTDPKTSAITDGSGNFTLHLPPGEYELVISFIGFKTLRQKVKVQTGFSQLDTVLETDEIGLDQVEVLSTGYQEIPKERATGSFDFLDQELVDRRVSTQILDRLEDVASGVIFNRSGALDDKISIRGRSTLFGNTQPLIVIDNLPYEGPVENINPNDVASMTILKDAAAASIWGAQAGNGVIVITTKSGKFKQPIQVSLQSNVTVGEKPDLFYQPLMDMTSFVGQERTLFGQGYYDFRITNSAQLPVSPVVETLLAAREGRITELEAANRLQQFTTQDARAELMQHYYRPEVRLQNAVQVSGGGEFYRFSFSAGYDANQEEIKDNTNDRLTLNAKQDWRLLKNRLDISTGLYLSRNRRMLRTEVPTLYPYETLTDTQGNAVPVVGLLNDRFVESTQGSELLDWNYVPLDELGQRNNRTTAMDWRANLGISYQLAEGLKAQVLYQYWSNQSENRNIETEDLYAVRHQINSFTQVDDSGMLHLPVPLGSRFTHQTADASSHNLRTNLSYSLTRKSHELNALAGWEMRDIQSYSDQMRYYGYDDAKGLSSPVDFITQFRQYYNPGSLQTIPYMGTHTGMVDRYVSYFGNAAYTYKRKYTLSASARKDLSNLFGVETNQRGVPLWSTGAGWIISEEGFYDWEWMPYLKARVSYGYNGNVDKSTTAFTTILYLNSHPYAPGLLNAYITNPPNPNLRWEKIGIFNLGLDFENKSGRLSGTLEYYSKRGKDLIGDSPVPGSNGIYSIRGNFSETKTSGFDLTLNSINILDPIRWSTQLLLSGVKDEVIRYEGARNASQMMGSAGNVVPLEGNPLFSVYSYPWAGLDPDTGDPQGFLDGEISENYSSIIYGATPDGLRFHGPARPSIFGSIRNGLDWRGWSLSVNISFRLGYYYRRSSVDYMALSSGEISHADYEKRWREPGDEQQTQIPSQPVGMDFQRQNFYQFASVLVEKGDHIRLQDIRLGYSWDRNVHVGLPFQRLEVFSYLNNLGMIWKASDDTQDPDFPGMKPLRTAALGLRVNF; this is translated from the coding sequence ATGAGAAAGTTAATAGTATCTCCTCCGGCATTCCTTGTAATGCTCTTACTGCTGTCCGTACATTGGATGCCAGTCCATGCCTACCAATCCGCTTCGGGGATCAAAGGCTCCGTACTCGAAGAATCCTCAGGAAACCCTGTTGTCGGGGCCACGGTTTTGGTCACAGATCCCAAAACATCAGCAATCACCGATGGATCCGGGAATTTCACCCTTCACCTTCCTCCCGGTGAATATGAGCTGGTTATCAGTTTTATAGGCTTCAAGACGCTGCGCCAAAAAGTGAAGGTCCAAACTGGTTTTAGCCAGCTGGATACTGTGCTGGAAACAGATGAGATAGGCCTGGATCAGGTGGAGGTACTCTCCACAGGGTATCAGGAAATCCCGAAAGAAAGGGCAACTGGATCCTTTGACTTTCTGGACCAGGAGTTGGTGGATAGAAGGGTTTCCACCCAAATCCTCGACAGACTAGAAGATGTGGCCTCTGGGGTGATTTTCAACCGTTCAGGGGCTTTGGACGATAAGATCAGCATCAGGGGCAGGAGTACGCTTTTTGGAAACACCCAGCCCTTGATTGTCATTGACAATTTGCCTTATGAAGGCCCTGTGGAAAACATTAACCCCAACGACGTGGCCAGTATGACCATATTGAAAGATGCTGCGGCCGCATCCATCTGGGGAGCCCAGGCCGGCAATGGTGTCATAGTGATCACAACCAAATCAGGAAAATTCAAGCAGCCGATCCAGGTTTCCCTGCAGTCAAATGTCACAGTGGGGGAGAAACCTGACCTGTTCTATCAGCCCTTAATGGATATGACAAGCTTCGTGGGGCAGGAAAGGACCCTTTTTGGGCAGGGATATTATGATTTCAGAATCACGAACAGTGCGCAACTTCCTGTCTCTCCGGTAGTGGAAACACTCTTGGCTGCAAGGGAAGGGCGGATTACCGAGCTGGAAGCAGCTAACAGACTCCAACAATTCACCACCCAGGATGCAAGGGCCGAACTGATGCAACACTATTATAGGCCAGAGGTCAGGTTGCAAAATGCAGTTCAGGTGAGCGGCGGTGGAGAATTCTACCGCTTCAGCTTTTCGGCTGGCTATGATGCCAATCAGGAGGAAATCAAAGACAATACCAATGACAGGCTCACACTGAATGCGAAACAGGACTGGAGACTGCTGAAAAACCGATTGGATATTTCCACGGGATTATACCTGAGCAGAAATAGACGGATGCTCCGTACGGAAGTTCCTACGCTGTACCCCTATGAAACCCTGACCGATACCCAGGGAAATGCAGTTCCTGTGGTCGGCTTACTGAACGATAGATTTGTGGAAAGCACACAGGGATCGGAACTGTTGGATTGGAACTATGTTCCTTTGGATGAATTGGGGCAAAGGAACAACCGGACTACCGCGATGGACTGGAGGGCTAATCTGGGGATTTCCTACCAGCTGGCAGAAGGGCTGAAAGCGCAGGTCTTATACCAATATTGGTCAAACCAAAGCGAAAACCGCAACATAGAAACTGAAGATCTGTATGCAGTGAGGCACCAGATCAACAGCTTCACCCAGGTAGATGACTCAGGCATGCTTCATTTGCCGGTTCCCTTGGGCAGCAGGTTTACCCACCAAACAGCAGATGCCTCCAGTCACAACCTAAGGACTAACCTCAGCTACAGCCTTACCAGAAAATCGCATGAGCTGAATGCCCTGGCAGGATGGGAAATGAGGGATATCCAATCCTATTCGGACCAGATGCGCTATTATGGCTACGATGATGCCAAGGGACTCTCCAGTCCTGTGGATTTCATTACCCAGTTTCGCCAATATTATAATCCGGGATCCTTACAGACTATTCCCTACATGGGCACCCATACCGGAATGGTAGATCGGTATGTGTCCTATTTCGGCAATGCTGCTTATACCTACAAAAGGAAATATACCCTCTCAGCCAGTGCCAGAAAGGACCTGTCCAATCTCTTCGGTGTGGAGACTAACCAGCGGGGGGTTCCGCTTTGGAGCACCGGAGCAGGGTGGATTATCAGTGAAGAAGGATTTTATGATTGGGAATGGATGCCCTATTTGAAAGCCAGGGTAAGCTATGGGTACAATGGCAATGTGGATAAATCCACCACGGCCTTTACCACAATTCTTTATCTGAATTCCCATCCCTATGCACCGGGACTGCTCAATGCCTACATTACCAATCCCCCCAATCCCAATCTGAGATGGGAGAAGATCGGGATATTTAATCTGGGACTGGATTTTGAAAATAAAAGTGGACGGCTGAGCGGTACACTGGAGTATTACTCCAAGCGGGGCAAAGATCTGATAGGGGACTCGCCGGTACCGGGTTCCAACGGCATCTATTCTATCAGGGGGAATTTTTCCGAAACGAAAACCAGTGGATTTGATCTTACCTTGAACAGCATCAATATCCTGGACCCTATACGCTGGTCCACACAGTTGTTGCTCAGCGGGGTAAAGGATGAGGTGATCCGGTATGAAGGCGCAAGAAATGCTTCCCAAATGATGGGATCAGCGGGGAACGTAGTTCCTCTGGAAGGGAACCCTCTTTTCTCGGTTTATTCCTATCCCTGGGCAGGACTTGATCCTGATACCGGGGATCCCCAGGGATTTCTGGACGGAGAAATATCCGAAAATTATTCATCCATTATCTACGGTGCCACACCGGATGGGCTCCGCTTCCATGGTCCTGCCAGGCCTTCGATATTCGGTTCCATCAGAAACGGGCTGGACTGGAGAGGATGGAGTCTTTCAGTAAATATTTCATTTAGACTGGGCTACTACTACCGCCGTAGTTCGGTGGATTACATGGCCCTGTCCAGTGGGGAGATCTCCCATGCCGACTATGAAAAGCGTTGGAGAGAACCGGGCGATGAACAGCAGACACAGATCCCTTCCCAACCTGTTGGCATGGATTTCCAAAGACAGAATTTTTATCAGTTTGCTTCGGTATTGGTAGAAAAAGGGGACCATATCCGCCTGCAGGATATCAGATTGGGATACTCCTGGGACAGGAACGTCCATGTAGGCCTGCCCTTCCAACGGCTGGAGGTCTTCTCCTATCTGAATAACCTGGGGATGATATGGAAAGCCTCCGATGATACCCAGGATCCGGATTTCCCCGGAATGAAACCTTTGAGAACAGCCGCTTTAGGCCTTCGGGTCAATTTCTAA
- a CDS encoding TlpA family protein disulfide reductase — protein MKKLILICLLGYLCVPTSTSTAQVADPPGADFLHRSMPPVSSGVGETHRGGDTRPDILSPEIGVVNTDDSVGQGNEKPTIQSPGNGIHLRMEVAPPPGQTPEALSFRLSSHELDLRYDYRTLYHDSMKLLEGQFLKGTMGLWEAEALLPIADGFGRLDLFQGKRPLVQDIWVQPGDSIRISLDQSSGKILFLGPDQDQLRLQVELQDLAAAWEQTTNPIILTSSMERVLDSPEAQASYQEISDNYVPGWNRKMELLIQQEDRLGRARFLFAGTEDSHPVFRELARFEDLIQPAIYDWLWLYWKAKLRMQALEFIYLNKSFDVEWAQLLMENLLEGQAMDRIKKQTEFPMELLESLYLENLLLEGYTEIDFDHLTESLPEHLRQQVQAFFLVRQYKDLADSEARISSLITEVENPHVVMYLKEILMGNLKGKEFMNEPFWNEKGEQVYPESWNGKLVFLDFWLSGCGACMAFAKNKFLPLVEEFGDHPDILFVTITGDSDRELWESTLEKKHFTALHTLDLFAGGVTHPALKQYHIQAFPEQLLLDSGRRILQTGDFPTTLEGWRQLILAYLDDLSSTDPDPDQTPIHTP, from the coding sequence ATGAAAAAATTAATACTCATCTGCTTACTGGGATACCTATGCGTACCCACAAGCACATCCACAGCACAAGTTGCTGATCCACCCGGGGCGGATTTTCTTCATAGATCTATGCCCCCCGTCTCCTCTGGTGTGGGGGAGACCCATCGGGGCGGGGATACCCGTCCCGATATTTTGTCACCGGAAATCGGTGTGGTCAATACCGATGATTCGGTGGGGCAGGGAAATGAAAAGCCTACTATCCAATCTCCTGGAAATGGAATACACCTACGTATGGAAGTGGCACCGCCCCCAGGCCAAACGCCGGAAGCATTAAGTTTCCGCTTGAGCTCACACGAGTTGGACCTGCGGTATGATTATAGAACTCTATACCATGATTCCATGAAGCTGCTTGAAGGGCAGTTTTTGAAGGGAACCATGGGGCTATGGGAAGCCGAGGCCCTGCTTCCGATTGCAGATGGGTTTGGGAGACTGGACCTGTTTCAGGGCAAGCGCCCGCTGGTGCAGGATATCTGGGTGCAGCCGGGAGATTCCATCAGGATAAGCCTGGACCAAAGTTCGGGTAAAATCCTTTTTTTGGGGCCTGACCAGGATCAGCTCCGCTTACAGGTGGAGCTTCAGGATCTGGCAGCTGCATGGGAGCAGACGACCAATCCCATTATCCTCACTTCTTCCATGGAAAGAGTGTTGGACTCCCCGGAAGCACAGGCTTCCTATCAAGAGATATCAGACAACTATGTACCCGGATGGAACAGGAAAATGGAGCTGCTCATCCAGCAAGAAGATCGCCTGGGCCGAGCCAGGTTTCTGTTTGCCGGTACAGAAGACAGCCATCCGGTGTTCCGTGAACTGGCACGGTTTGAAGACTTAATACAGCCGGCAATTTATGATTGGCTATGGCTCTATTGGAAAGCCAAACTCAGGATGCAGGCGCTGGAATTCATTTATCTGAACAAGTCATTCGATGTGGAATGGGCACAGCTGCTTATGGAAAACCTGCTGGAAGGACAGGCAATGGACAGGATAAAAAAACAGACTGAATTCCCGATGGAACTGCTGGAATCCCTCTATCTGGAAAATCTGCTGCTGGAAGGATATACGGAAATAGACTTTGACCACCTGACCGAAAGCCTGCCGGAACACCTCCGGCAACAGGTCCAGGCTTTCTTTCTCGTCCGGCAGTACAAAGACCTGGCAGATTCTGAAGCACGGATCTCTTCCCTGATCACAGAGGTAGAAAATCCCCATGTAGTGATGTATCTGAAAGAAATCCTCATGGGCAACCTGAAAGGGAAGGAATTCATGAACGAGCCTTTCTGGAACGAAAAAGGTGAGCAGGTTTATCCCGAATCCTGGAACGGAAAGCTGGTCTTTCTGGATTTCTGGCTAAGCGGCTGCGGGGCCTGCATGGCATTTGCCAAAAATAAATTCCTCCCACTGGTAGAGGAGTTCGGCGACCACCCGGACATCCTGTTCGTGACCATTACCGGGGACAGCGACCGGGAGCTTTGGGAATCTACTTTGGAGAAGAAGCACTTTACCGCCCTGCATACCCTGGACTTATTTGCCGGGGGAGTCACGCACCCCGCGCTGAAGCAATACCATATCCAGGCCTTTCCGGAACAGCTGCTGCTTGACAGCGGTAGGAGGATTCTTCAGACGGGGGATTTTCCCACTACACTGGAAGGTTGGCGCCAACTCATTCTGGCTTACCTCGATGACCTTTCTTCAACTGATCCTGACCCAGACCAAACCCCAATCCATACCCCATGA
- a CDS encoding helix-turn-helix domain-containing protein, producing MREEESDFTVLENKKIGRNFYMYRKLTDTKAMEVAEFLGIKEATYTKYERGESKITVDMVQKVSEFFKVDPLQLISTQPSYVIENLKKSPFSFNGNVETHYSDKSQTEVMMKMMDTMLQMNEAIKKILEGK from the coding sequence ATGAGAGAAGAAGAATCAGATTTCACTGTATTGGAGAATAAAAAGATCGGTAGGAATTTCTATATGTACCGTAAGTTAACCGACACCAAAGCGATGGAGGTAGCTGAGTTCCTAGGCATCAAGGAAGCTACCTATACCAAGTACGAGCGGGGCGAAAGCAAGATCACCGTGGATATGGTGCAGAAAGTCTCTGAGTTTTTTAAGGTTGATCCACTTCAGTTAATTTCTACCCAACCAAGCTACGTAATTGAGAACTTAAAAAAATCTCCGTTCTCATTCAATGGGAATGTTGAAACGCATTATTCGGATAAATCACAAACTGAGGTAATGATGAAGATGATGGATACTATGCTGCAGATGAATGAGGCGATTAAAAAAATATTGGAAGGAAAGTGA
- a CDS encoding type II toxin-antitoxin system VapC family toxin produces MRKVLLDTSLILHYMRGDATYTRVEEEYNLLTDPGTIILLSAISIGEIEGFFLRKNYGQKQTERWRKLLEKSIILSIDGRDEKLMQAYAEIQAYCQNNHPTLNAGKSKTIGQNDMWIAATASVINAVLFTKDKDFVHLKEGFIDLVKID; encoded by the coding sequence ATGAGAAAGGTTCTCCTAGACACATCGCTGATTCTTCATTATATGAGAGGTGATGCTACTTATACTAGAGTCGAGGAGGAATATAATTTATTGACAGATCCCGGTACCATAATTTTACTTTCTGCAATCAGTATAGGGGAAATTGAAGGCTTTTTTCTAAGAAAAAATTACGGTCAAAAACAGACTGAGCGTTGGAGAAAACTTCTGGAGAAATCTATCATATTGTCTATAGACGGAAGAGATGAAAAACTGATGCAAGCATATGCTGAAATACAGGCATATTGTCAGAATAATCATCCCACTTTAAACGCTGGGAAATCAAAAACCATAGGTCAAAATGATATGTGGATTGCAGCTACAGCGTCTGTAATCAATGCTGTGTTATTCACAAAAGACAAAGATTTTGTTCATTTGAAAGAAGGGTTTATTGATCTTGTAAAAATCGATTGA